In Sporosarcina psychrophila, a genomic segment contains:
- a CDS encoding branched-chain amino acid ABC transporter permease, with protein MQELIFALANGSMYALMALAIGIIYSTTRIINFAHGSVIMIGAMTSYWFISAFNMNYLVAILLAILINILLSILIYKTAVERLGDLSKNSSWIVTLFGASIIIDNIARMLFGTEPKAFPFLFDGQDIRIFGANIMLHEIMMIIIAISIGIVYQFVIQKTSFGRAVRAVSYKPDTARIMGIRSNVVVLTCFAISGGVAAIAGALIAPITFASYTMTYAVGIKAFAAALIGGLGNTKGAFVGGITLGLLEGIVGTMIPGGLKDAVIFLVMIIFIIVLPGGILGAKIFNKGNFSAEKI; from the coding sequence ATGCAGGAACTAATATTTGCTCTTGCTAATGGAAGCATGTATGCCTTAATGGCGCTTGCCATAGGTATAATTTATTCTACAACACGTATCATTAACTTTGCACATGGCTCCGTTATTATGATAGGAGCCATGACAAGCTACTGGTTCATAAGTGCTTTTAATATGAATTACTTAGTTGCTATTTTGTTAGCAATACTTATTAACATATTACTAAGTATATTGATTTATAAGACAGCGGTCGAAAGATTAGGAGATTTATCGAAAAATTCAAGTTGGATTGTAACTCTCTTCGGTGCAAGTATCATTATAGACAATATTGCCCGAATGCTATTCGGAACGGAACCAAAAGCTTTCCCATTCCTTTTTGATGGTCAGGATATCCGTATTTTCGGTGCAAATATTATGTTGCACGAAATCATGATGATTATCATTGCAATATCGATAGGTATAGTTTATCAATTTGTAATTCAGAAAACTAGTTTTGGTAGAGCTGTTAGGGCTGTATCTTATAAACCGGATACAGCAAGAATCATGGGTATTCGAAGTAATGTCGTTGTGTTGACCTGTTTCGCGATATCAGGTGGTGTTGCGGCAATAGCAGGTGCACTTATTGCACCCATAACTTTTGCTAGCTATACAATGACATATGCAGTTGGTATCAAGGCTTTCGCAGCAGCGTTAATCGGAGGTTTAGGTAATACCAAAGGAGCGTTTGTTGGTGGGATTACCTTAGGTTTGTTAGAGGGAATTGTTGGAACGATGATCCCTGGTGGATTAAAAGATGCCGTTATCTTTTTAGTTATGATTATATTCATTATAGTTTTACCGGGAGGGATATTAGGTGCCAAAATTTTCAATAAAGGCAACTTCAGCGCAGAAAAAATATAG
- a CDS encoding SDR family NAD(P)-dependent oxidoreductase yields MGKLKSKYAIVTGGGKGIGESIVNRFLKDGIAGIAVLEYDLNMAKEMISRLDNSGAKVLLIQCDVSNEKQVEIAVSQAMEHFGTIDILVNNAGITQDSMFHKMSEEAWDAVINVNLKGAYYLCKHVIPIMRNKAIGKIVNISSISAFGNVGQANYATSKAGLIGFSKTLAKEGGPKNIIVNCVAPGYIETDMYKTVPKEIMDEHIKNTPLGRLGKPNEIASVVSFLSSDDASFLSGQCIIVSGAATT; encoded by the coding sequence ATGGGGAAATTAAAAAGTAAATACGCAATTGTTACTGGGGGTGGTAAAGGTATCGGTGAATCTATAGTTAATCGTTTTCTAAAGGATGGTATTGCAGGTATTGCAGTACTTGAATATGATCTGAACATGGCGAAAGAAATGATTTCAAGACTCGATAATAGTGGTGCTAAAGTTCTGCTCATTCAGTGTGATGTATCAAATGAAAAACAAGTAGAAATAGCTGTCTCTCAAGCTATGGAACATTTCGGTACTATTGACATACTTGTCAATAATGCTGGTATTACACAGGACAGTATGTTTCACAAGATGTCAGAGGAGGCTTGGGATGCTGTTATAAATGTAAATCTTAAAGGTGCATATTACCTTTGTAAACACGTTATACCCATTATGAGGAATAAAGCCATCGGAAAGATTGTAAACATCTCGTCCATATCTGCATTTGGTAATGTAGGTCAGGCTAATTACGCAACATCAAAAGCAGGATTAATTGGCTTTTCAAAAACTCTTGCGAAGGAAGGGGGACCAAAGAATATTATCGTGAACTGCGTTGCTCCTGGTTATATTGAAACAGACATGTATAAAACTGTCCCAAAGGAAATTATGGATGAACATATAAAGAACACCCCCTTAGGAAGACTTGGAAAACCTAATGAAATTGCCAGTGTTGTGTCTTTCCTTTCTAGTGATGATGCAAGTTTCTTATCAGGGCAATGCATAATTGTAAGTGGCGCTGCTACAACATGA
- a CDS encoding ABC transporter substrate-binding protein: MRKKLVSSILLSVLLIVTACSNEKEGSSSPKEGNSSPSEIVIGNIGAMSGTSAVLGKAQSQGVELAVKEINENGGIMGAQVRIATRDDEADPTKSKTFVEELVDKEKANFLIGPTNSTPAAASMAYLQESKVISMLPVATGTNLISKDNPYAFRITPSNATQAKALVKIAVEKKYKNIALVADTSALGVDGITVMEETLKEYGVEPTIIATYKSDDPDMTPIAQKIKEANADVALFWTLGADGAKIVRSLERIDYIDKLNILGYTGVAMPNFKELAGPGANKVSVISMNNWAVASGKTELEPKYWEIYQNIINEYGEYEKRDTNPTSVVPSYEAVYLLKWAIEKAGTTDTDEVKKVLENSVEEFESVFVKQYAFSEESHEGYPLAELDMASISEMFNGDLYIKK; this comes from the coding sequence ATGAGAAAAAAACTTGTTAGTTCAATTCTTTTAAGCGTTTTATTAATTGTTACCGCTTGTAGTAATGAAAAAGAAGGTAGTAGTTCACCTAAAGAAGGTAATAGTTCACCTAGTGAAATAGTAATTGGTAATATCGGAGCGATGAGTGGAACAAGTGCTGTACTTGGGAAAGCGCAGTCACAAGGAGTAGAACTTGCGGTAAAAGAAATTAATGAGAATGGAGGTATCATGGGCGCTCAGGTGAGAATCGCCACACGTGATGATGAGGCTGACCCGACAAAATCCAAAACATTTGTGGAGGAATTAGTGGACAAGGAAAAGGCAAACTTTCTGATTGGACCTACAAATTCGACTCCAGCAGCAGCTTCAATGGCATATCTTCAGGAAAGTAAAGTTATTTCTATGTTGCCAGTAGCGACAGGTACAAATCTTATCAGCAAAGACAATCCCTATGCTTTTAGAATAACGCCGTCTAATGCTACACAGGCAAAGGCTCTTGTCAAAATTGCAGTAGAGAAAAAATATAAGAATATTGCTTTGGTTGCTGATACCTCTGCCCTTGGCGTGGATGGAATTACTGTTATGGAAGAGACGCTAAAAGAATATGGCGTTGAGCCTACTATAATAGCTACTTATAAGTCGGATGATCCAGACATGACGCCTATCGCACAAAAAATAAAAGAGGCTAACGCAGATGTTGCACTGTTCTGGACCTTAGGAGCTGACGGGGCAAAGATTGTAAGGTCTCTGGAACGAATCGACTATATTGATAAATTGAATATTTTAGGCTATACAGGAGTGGCCATGCCAAACTTTAAGGAACTGGCTGGCCCTGGAGCTAATAAAGTGTCAGTTATTTCTATGAACAACTGGGCAGTGGCTTCTGGTAAAACAGAGTTAGAGCCAAAATATTGGGAGATATATCAAAATATTATTAATGAATACGGCGAATATGAAAAACGTGATACAAACCCTACTTCCGTAGTACCAAGTTATGAGGCAGTTTATTTACTAAAGTGGGCAATTGAAAAAGCAGGTACAACTGATACCGATGAAGTTAAAAAGGTATTGGAAAATAGTGTGGAGGAATTCGAATCGGTTTTTGTAAAACAATATGCCTTTTCGGAGGAATCTCACGAGGGATACCCTTTAGCAGAATTGGATATGGCCAGCATCTCAGAAATGTTTAATGGCGATCTTTATATAAAAAAATAG
- a CDS encoding acetyl-CoA C-acetyltransferase has protein sequence MNTYIIDGARTAFGTFGGSLKDISEVDLGVIATTQAIKRSSIPVTDIDEIIFGNIIQTNKNSAYLARHIGLKSGLKEISSALTLNRLCGSGLQSIVSGAQSIALGDANVIVAGGTENMSLSPHVLRSTRFGSPNKAPIVEDMLWETLTDNHVGCGMGMTAENLATKYSISREEQDQFSVDSQNKAIAARNSGRFAEEIVPVRLKGRKGEEIIFDRDEHIREGTSVEGLAKLMPAFKKEGTVTPGNASGINDGAAAVLLASEEYIYEHNIKPLAKIVSWGVAGVDPNIMGIGPVPASKKALEKAGLTLEDIDLFELNEAFAAQSLAVIKELGLDASKVNVNGGAIALGHPVGSSGTRITYSLALELKKRGAKYGLASLCIGGGQGIAIIIENTEA, from the coding sequence ATGAATACTTATATTATTGATGGTGCAAGAACTGCATTTGGTACCTTTGGAGGATCTTTAAAGGATATTAGCGAAGTCGATTTAGGAGTGATCGCAACAACACAGGCGATTAAGCGAAGTAGTATTCCAGTTACGGATATTGATGAAATTATATTTGGTAACATCATTCAAACGAATAAAAATTCAGCGTATTTGGCTCGACATATTGGCTTAAAAAGTGGTTTAAAAGAGATATCTTCGGCATTAACATTAAATCGACTTTGCGGATCAGGTTTACAGTCGATTGTATCTGGGGCACAGTCCATTGCTTTAGGGGATGCAAATGTAATCGTAGCGGGTGGGACAGAAAATATGAGCTTATCCCCACATGTATTAAGAAGTACACGTTTTGGATCACCAAACAAGGCGCCAATTGTTGAGGACATGTTATGGGAGACGTTAACAGATAATCATGTTGGATGTGGAATGGGAATGACGGCTGAGAACCTAGCAACAAAATATTCGATTTCGCGTGAAGAACAGGATCAATTTTCCGTAGATTCACAAAACAAGGCAATTGCTGCAAGAAATAGTGGTCGTTTTGCAGAAGAAATCGTCCCGGTTAGATTAAAAGGTAGAAAAGGTGAGGAAATCATCTTTGATAGGGATGAGCATATTCGTGAAGGCACATCTGTAGAAGGTTTAGCCAAGTTGATGCCTGCTTTTAAGAAGGAGGGAACTGTCACGCCAGGTAATGCTAGTGGAATTAACGATGGGGCGGCTGCTGTATTATTGGCATCTGAGGAATATATATACGAACATAATATAAAACCGCTTGCGAAAATTGTCTCGTGGGGCGTTGCAGGGGTAGATCCTAATATTATGGGAATTGGTCCTGTACCAGCTAGCAAAAAAGCTTTAGAAAAAGCAGGTTTAACACTTGAAGATATTGATTTATTTGAGCTAAATGAAGCTTTTGCAGCTCAGTCTTTAGCGGTAATTAAAGAATTAGGACTTGATGCGAGTAAAGTTAATGTTAATGGAGGTGCTATTGCTCTAGGCCATCCGGTCGGCTCAAGCGGGACCCGTATTACATATTCATTAGCTTTAGAGTTAAAGAAAAGAGGAGCTAAGTATGGTCTAGCTTCACTTTGTATCGGTGGTGGACAAGGTATTGCCATTATTATTGAAAATACTGAGGCTTAA
- a CDS encoding 3-hydroxyacyl-CoA dehydrogenase family protein, translating into MIKQVGILGAGTMGFGIAFQFALNGTKTMLCDLSEEALDIAKGKFVIYLKIFREEGYNIPISVEEVMSNITFTTKLNDLADRDFIIESISENLALKQRIFQELDVICGEQTILASNTSSLRLSEITVNVEKHKDRVMLTHFFNPAHIVPLVELLRTEETDDKVFNEVKDFLEVNNKVTIEVKKEVAGLVANRIQIALAREALSLVEDGVVSEKDLDTAIFAGPGFRFSSSGLMKIMDFGGLDIWNITILELQSKIESSDRSYKIIDDRIEAGAFGVKSGQGFYNYPGKGLDGYVIERDTDLIKHLLSTYPSLKKKKEEANK; encoded by the coding sequence TTGATTAAACAAGTTGGAATTCTTGGCGCTGGTACGATGGGTTTTGGGATTGCTTTTCAATTTGCACTTAATGGAACGAAGACGATGTTATGTGATCTATCTGAAGAAGCGCTTGATATTGCGAAGGGGAAATTCGTTATTTACTTAAAAATATTTCGTGAAGAGGGATATAACATTCCTATAAGTGTCGAAGAAGTTATGTCCAATATAACATTTACAACAAAATTAAATGATTTGGCAGACCGTGATTTCATCATCGAAAGTATTTCAGAAAATTTAGCATTGAAACAAAGGATCTTTCAAGAATTAGATGTTATTTGCGGGGAACAAACAATTCTAGCTTCTAACACGTCGAGTTTACGACTTTCAGAAATTACTGTGAATGTTGAGAAGCACAAAGATAGAGTAATGTTGACACACTTTTTCAATCCAGCCCATATCGTTCCTCTTGTAGAACTTTTAAGAACTGAAGAGACAGATGATAAGGTATTTAATGAAGTAAAAGATTTTTTAGAAGTGAATAATAAAGTAACGATTGAAGTTAAAAAAGAAGTAGCTGGCCTTGTTGCTAATCGGATTCAGATAGCACTTGCAAGAGAGGCACTTTCCTTAGTTGAAGATGGCGTGGTCAGTGAAAAAGATCTCGATACAGCTATTTTCGCCGGTCCTGGTTTTAGATTTTCTTCTAGTGGTTTAATGAAAATTATGGATTTTGGTGGGCTAGATATTTGGAACATAACCATTCTCGAATTACAGTCCAAAATTGAATCGAGTGACCGAAGTTACAAAATTATTGATGATCGAATTGAGGCAGGTGCATTTGGTGTGAAGTCTGGACAAGGATTTTACAACTATCCAGGCAAGGGCCTTGATGGTTATGTTATTGAACGTGATACGGACTTAATTAAACATTTACTAAGTACCTATCCAAGTTTAAAAAAGAAAAAGGAGGAAGCTAATAAATGA
- a CDS encoding 3-oxoacid CoA-transferase subunit B, translating into MIQNKRYLIAKRISEELEEGQIVNLGIGIPTLVTEYLGGRKIYLQSENGLLGMGPSPIEEKIDIDLISAGKEPVSILKGSSFFSSADSFGLIRGGHVDVAILGVLQVDINGEIANWAVPNQPILGVGGAMDLLIGAKKVIVAATLFNKHGESKLVKNLTYNTSGIRRVDLLVSEYAVFKFTENGVKVVEILEDITIEALSEKVGFELTYLKDKVLER; encoded by the coding sequence TTGATTCAAAATAAAAGGTATTTAATCGCCAAACGCATTTCAGAAGAGTTAGAAGAAGGACAAATTGTAAATTTAGGAATTGGCATACCTACTTTAGTTACCGAGTATTTAGGAGGTAGGAAGATTTACTTACAGTCGGAGAACGGGCTGCTAGGCATGGGGCCTTCACCCATAGAGGAGAAGATTGACATAGATCTAATTAGTGCAGGTAAGGAGCCAGTGAGTATTTTAAAAGGTTCTTCATTTTTTAGTAGTGCTGACTCTTTTGGACTCATTCGCGGTGGTCATGTAGATGTTGCAATACTAGGAGTGTTGCAGGTTGATATAAACGGAGAAATTGCTAATTGGGCGGTTCCGAATCAACCAATTCTAGGTGTTGGTGGGGCGATGGATTTATTAATAGGAGCTAAGAAAGTCATTGTCGCGGCAACATTATTTAACAAACATGGAGAATCTAAGCTCGTCAAAAATCTAACATATAACACAAGTGGTATAAGGCGGGTAGACTTATTAGTTTCTGAATATGCTGTTTTTAAATTTACTGAAAATGGTGTTAAAGTGGTTGAAATACTTGAAGATATCACTATTGAAGCATTAAGTGAGAAAGTGGGCTTCGAATTAACGTATTTGAAGGACAAGGTACTAGAACGATAG
- a CDS encoding CoA transferase subunit A gives MKKVIEKEELRDLVKSGDKLLVGGFGLSGTPLTILDELLETDIKNLTIVSNNLGDDGQGLHKLFMQGKIKKAIGSFFTTNKEAVIAWQNGELEIELIPQGTLAEALRAGGAGIGGFYTKTAVGTELAKGKEEREIDGERYIFEKAIKGDVSLVRAKKADKLGNLIYHTTARNFNPMIATAGKIVIAEVDEIVDVGELDPEYIVTPHAYVDYIIESKYVKKGGTYVDSK, from the coding sequence ATGAAAAAGGTAATTGAAAAAGAGGAATTAAGGGATTTAGTTAAAAGTGGCGATAAGTTATTAGTTGGCGGATTCGGTTTGTCGGGAACCCCATTAACAATTTTAGATGAGTTATTGGAAACTGACATCAAGAATTTGACAATTGTAAGTAACAATTTGGGAGATGACGGTCAAGGCTTACACAAATTATTCATGCAAGGGAAAATTAAGAAAGCGATTGGGTCATTTTTTACAACGAACAAAGAAGCAGTAATTGCTTGGCAAAATGGTGAATTAGAAATTGAATTAATACCCCAAGGAACACTTGCTGAGGCGCTTAGAGCTGGCGGTGCGGGCATTGGCGGATTCTATACAAAAACAGCTGTAGGAACAGAGCTGGCTAAAGGTAAGGAAGAGCGTGAAATTGATGGAGAACGTTATATTTTTGAAAAGGCCATTAAGGGAGATGTTTCACTAGTTAGAGCTAAGAAAGCAGATAAACTAGGTAACTTAATTTACCACACGACTGCGAGAAACTTTAATCCTATGATTGCGACGGCTGGTAAAATTGTCATCGCCGAGGTGGATGAGATTGTCGATGTTGGAGAATTAGACCCAGAATATATTGTGACACCACACGCTTATGTAGATTACATTATTGAAAGTAAATATGTAAAGAAAGGTGGCACATACGTTGATTCAAAATAA
- a CDS encoding type 1 glutamine amidotransferase family protein, which produces MQTKKVFLYVFNTMSDWEYGYLIAELNSGRYFKKDLAPLKVITVGANKEIITTMGGLSIKPDISLDECTLESTDLIILPGGNTWGEDIHQPILKKIGEALKLGTIVAAICGATEGLANVGYLDSRKHTSNDLEYIKMVCPNYKGEKFYEMEPVVSGENLVTASGVAPLEFAMEVMKKLDVFAPDTLHSWYNLNKTHKPEYFFQLIDSISR; this is translated from the coding sequence ATGCAAACAAAAAAAGTTTTTCTTTATGTATTTAATACAATGTCGGACTGGGAATATGGATATTTAATTGCTGAACTAAACTCAGGAAGATATTTCAAAAAAGATTTAGCACCATTAAAAGTAATTACAGTAGGAGCTAATAAAGAAATTATTACTACAATGGGAGGACTGAGCATAAAACCAGATATTTCCCTTGATGAGTGTACTCTTGAGAGTACGGATCTTATAATTTTACCTGGAGGGAATACTTGGGGAGAAGATATTCATCAACCTATTTTGAAAAAAATTGGTGAGGCTTTAAAGCTAGGCACTATTGTTGCTGCAATTTGTGGTGCAACTGAGGGACTAGCGAATGTTGGATACCTAGATTCTAGAAAGCATACAAGTAATGACTTAGAGTATATTAAAATGGTCTGTCCTAATTATAAAGGAGAAAAATTTTATGAGATGGAACCTGTAGTATCTGGCGAGAATTTGGTTACTGCATCAGGGGTAGCTCCTCTGGAATTTGCGATGGAAGTAATGAAGAAATTAGATGTATTTGCACCAGATACATTGCATTCATGGTATAACCTAAATAAGACTCATAAACCCGAATATTTTTTCCAGTTAATAGACTCAATAAGTAGATGA
- a CDS encoding helix-turn-helix transcriptional regulator, which produces MAKIDNVLVILWMLSSGEKITAKQISEKLEMNIRTVYRYIDTLSISGVPIISDAGHNGGYTLLNNFIEAPLFFDFEEQTSLFHAAIFAEEAGYYGGEALNRAISKLRKYSNQEQETKINQHLTSLEVISRLSSLAMEPFLKELEQAVADGYSVKILYYKSGEGQSKYRLVDPYRIIYWNNKWYVIGFCHLRNDIRSFRVDRMESLMLTENKFNRPENFSARDFFMKNLVPTIEDKEGIISLVINGDKRALGDICQHWFLGHYLQEWTSNQAVFLLEKDMIHTYVPHLLLPYGKSIRVIEPISLKKRLVEVLSELIKFHQIC; this is translated from the coding sequence GTGGCTAAAATTGACAATGTACTAGTAATTCTATGGATGCTTAGTTCAGGTGAAAAAATTACTGCAAAACAAATTTCAGAAAAGCTAGAGATGAATATAAGAACTGTATATCGTTATATTGATACACTTTCAATAAGTGGTGTACCTATAATTTCAGACGCAGGACATAACGGTGGGTACACTTTATTGAACAATTTTATTGAAGCTCCACTTTTTTTTGATTTTGAGGAGCAAACCTCGCTATTTCACGCTGCTATTTTTGCAGAAGAAGCGGGATATTATGGAGGTGAAGCACTAAATAGGGCTATTTCAAAGCTAAGAAAATATTCGAATCAAGAGCAGGAAACAAAGATAAATCAACATTTAACTAGTCTTGAAGTAATAAGTCGATTAAGTTCCCTCGCTATGGAACCTTTTTTGAAGGAATTGGAGCAGGCCGTAGCTGACGGATACTCTGTAAAAATTCTATACTATAAAAGTGGCGAAGGGCAATCAAAGTATAGATTGGTGGATCCGTACAGGATTATTTATTGGAATAATAAGTGGTATGTGATTGGATTTTGTCATCTTAGGAATGATATCCGTAGTTTTAGAGTAGATCGAATGGAAAGTCTAATGTTAACCGAAAATAAGTTTAACCGACCAGAAAATTTTTCAGCACGTGACTTCTTTATGAAAAACCTTGTTCCAACTATAGAAGATAAGGAAGGGATTATTTCTTTGGTTATTAATGGAGATAAAAGGGCATTGGGTGATATTTGCCAACATTGGTTTTTAGGACATTATTTACAAGAGTGGACTTCAAATCAAGCAGTATTTCTCCTTGAGAAAGATATGATACATACATATGTACCTCATTTGCTTTTACCGTACGGTAAATCTATTCGAGTTATTGAGCCAATCAGTCTTAAGAAAAGACTGGTTGAAGTTTTGTCGGAATTAATAAAATTTCATCAAATTTGTTAA
- a CDS encoding DNA alkylation repair protein, which produces MNENKGTEIKRSSKAENILPQINSKTKLGDLRKIAKDIKKDHELAVELWSTEEFLPRLLAILIMDKKLLSQDVLNKLDKDMQTHTFDERNNLMDWLMANQLTKDKKKIALMESWGNSPSALQRRAFWYYQGRLRWTGQTPPDNTADLLSALDANITQEEPEVQWAMNFTAGWIGVYDEKNRARCIKLGEKTGLYKDEIVAKGCTPSYLPEFIRIEVNKRLNN; this is translated from the coding sequence ATGAATGAAAATAAAGGTACAGAAATAAAACGCTCATCAAAAGCAGAAAACATTCTCCCTCAGATCAATAGTAAAACTAAGCTAGGCGACTTACGAAAAATCGCGAAGGACATTAAAAAAGATCACGAACTAGCTGTGGAACTTTGGTCAACCGAAGAGTTCTTGCCCAGACTATTAGCAATCTTAATTATGGACAAAAAACTTCTTTCACAAGATGTGCTAAATAAGCTTGATAAGGATATGCAAACTCACACTTTTGATGAGCGAAATAACTTAATGGATTGGTTAATGGCTAATCAGCTCACCAAAGACAAGAAGAAAATTGCATTGATGGAGTCATGGGGAAATAGTCCTTCTGCTCTTCAAAGGCGAGCTTTCTGGTATTATCAAGGGCGATTGAGATGGACTGGACAAACACCGCCTGATAACACCGCAGACTTGCTATCTGCATTAGATGCTAATATTACGCAGGAAGAACCGGAAGTTCAATGGGCTATGAATTTCACCGCAGGCTGGATAGGCGTTTATGATGAAAAGAATCGCGCACGTTGTATTAAACTTGGTGAGAAAACGGGTCTTTACAAAGATGAAATAGTAGCAAAAGGATGTACTCCCAGCTATTTGCCAGAGTTCATTAGGATTGAAGTTAACAAACGACTTAATAATTAG